The DNA sequence GATTTGTATCATCATTGTCCATGCGATTATTTTTATTGAAAAAAACTATGTAATTTTGATCTATTGAAAAATAAATTTAGATAAGTCTAAAAATATATGGATGCATTTTGGATAATTCTGACAGGAGTTTTGGTCGCATCAAGTTGTGGACTGCTAGGTTGTTTTCTCCTTTTAAGGAAAATGACGATGGTTGGGGATGCCATCTCTCATGCTGTTTTACCCGGTATCGTAATCGCATACCTTATTTCAGGTTCAATCAATAATGTTCCAATGCTGGTTGGTGCGGCCATCTTTGGCGTGATTGTAACAGTGCTGATTGAGATGCTAAGTAAGCGAGGAGGACTTCAGGAAGATGCAGCCATAGGGGTTTCCTTTACCGCACTTTTTGCCATTGGTGTTATCCTGATTTCTTTTTTAGCAGGAAGTGTAGACTTGGATCAGGATTGCGTACTATATGGGGAGATCGCTTATGTACCCTTGGATGTGTGGGAGTGGAATGGTGTAGAAATGGGGCCAGCTGCTACTTGGATGCTAGGAGGCAATCTACTATTGGTCATTGCTTTTATACTGTTCGGTTATAAAGGTTTGAAGTTGACTAGCTTTGATCCTGTCTATGCAACCAGTATAGGAGTATCAGTAAACTTATGGCATTATGCCTTGATGGGAGCTGTTTCAATGACAACTGTGTTTTCATTTGAATCTGTAGGGGCTATTATGGTCGTGGCATTTCTGGTAGGTCCTGCGGCAATTGCATACTTACTGACAGAGAAACTTTCCATCATGTTGGCACTGTCTGTTGTGGCAGGGGTTATCGCAGCGATAGGGGGGTACTATTTAGCATTATGGCTGGATGGTTCAATCGCGGGAGCGATGTCTGCAATGATCGGAATAGAGTTTATGTTGGCATTCCTTTTCAGTCCAAGCCAAGGGATTCTCAATAAGAAAAAAAGGTTGGCTGTTTAGGTTCACCTGAGCATTTTGAATAATAGAAGAAGAGGTGTTGAAAATATTCCTTTCCTTTGCAGAAGAATAATGTGATTTTTGACGAATGGAGGAAAGAATAATTCTTGGGATAGACCCAGGTACCACTGTAATGGGATATGGTTTGATTTTGGCAAAGGGAAGTAAGCTATCACTGATTCAGTATGGTGTCATTCATTTGTCAAAGTACAGTAACCACGCCTTGAAGCTCAAAAAGATTCATGAGAGGATTACGCAGATACTGGAAGAGTACCATCCTGATGAAGTAGCTTTGGAAGCGCCTTTTTTTGGTAAAAACGTTCAGTCGATGCTTAAACTAGGTAGAGCTCAAGGAGTAGCGATGGCAGCAGCACTTATTAGGGATATTCCTATTACAGAATATGCACCCAAAAAAGTGAAATCTGCCGTAACAGGAAATGGAAATGCGACTAAAGAGCAGGTTGCCAAGATGTTGATGAACATCCTTAATTTTAGAACAGCAGCCAATGAGTTACTGGATGCGACTGATGCCCTAGGAGTGGCTGTTTGTCATGTCTATCAAAAAGGGGATAATACAAGTAAAACCAAGTCTTGGGGAAACTTTTTGGCACAAAATCCTGATCGAATAGTAAAAAAATAAGTACGAGTTTATAGATTTGTCAAGTTATTAGTCTAATTACGGGCTAATTGCACACATCGCTTTCAATTTTAGTGGCACGCTGATGGAAGAAGACTTTGAGAGAAGGGATTGGAAATGAGGGTGTTGCAATTTTTTGAAACCAAATTACATCGTTAACCATGTCTTATAATCTATTAAAAGGAAAAAGAGGAATTATCACAGGTGCTCTGGATGAGAACTCAATTGCTTGGCAAACTGCTGTCAGAGCAGTAGAAGAAGGTGCTGAAATTGTATTGACTAATGCACCAGTTGCCATGAGAATGGGTAAAATCCAAGAGTTGGCGGATCAGTTGAATACAATTGTGATTCCTGCTGACGCAACATCTTTGGAAGATATAGAAAACCTGTACAAAAAGGCACAAGAGCACTTCGGTGGTGAGAATATAGACTTTATCCTTCACTCAATCGGCATGAGCCCGAACGTGAGAAAAGGTAGAGAATATGGTGACTTGAACTACGACTATTACCAAAAGTCAATTGATATTTCAGCTCTATCATTCCACAAGATGATGCAAGTTGCTGAAAAAATGGACATCCTGAATGAGTGGGGTTCAGTAGTAGGACTGTCATATATTGCAGCTCAAAGAGCATATCCTGATTACAGTGATATGTCACAGGCTAAAGCAGTATTGGAGTCAATCGCAAGAAGTTTTGGTCAGCGTTTGGGTGAGAATAAGAAAGTTCGTGTGAACACGATTTCTCAGTCTCCAACTCCTACTACAGCGGGTCAAGGTATCTCAGGTTTCAATGTATTCCTGGATTACGCAGATATGCTTTCTCCACTAGGTAATGCAACAGCAGGAGAGTGTGCTGATTACATCATCACTTTATTCTCTGACCTGACTAAGAAGGTTACAATGCAAAACCTTTTCCATGATGGTGGTTTCTCAACATCAGGCATCTCACATGCATTGGTAGAGAGATTGAGCAAGTAATTTTATTACTGCTTTAACAAAAAAACGGTTGGTGTTATCAAAACACCAACCGTTTTTTTATGACCATCTTTATTTACTATTAGGAAAGCCAAATGAATAGCATTCCTACTTCAATGTTCCTTTATAAGTATTGTTGTTGAGTTCTTTCATTCGAAGAAGTTCTCCGAGTCTGTGCTCATGCTCATCAACCCACTGAATCTTGTTGTAATCATTGTTTGGATACATGTCAAAGTAGGAAACATATTCACTTCCAGCCTCTTCAAACTTATCCGTAAAGTACATTTCAATCATTACAAAGTTCTTGCTGATGTTACTGACTAGATCCTGATAAATAGGATCACTGGCAAACCTGTTATTTGTTTCAGCCTCTTCTGCTATTTTTCGCTCAATAATTTTCTTTTTAACAGCAGCTCTTCTTTTGTTTTCTTCCTTAATCAGTTTTTGACGCAAACCTTCATAAATTTTGTACTGGTCTTCGGGTAAATCAAATAAGTCTTTACCAAAATAGAGTTTCCAGAAGTAATCGTTGTCAGGCTGAGTTTTTAGTTTTGCCCAAAGTTCAGGCTTCATAAAAGGATCATTCATCGAAGCAATATCGTTCGATACGGTCTGAGCCTTTGCATTGGAAGTAAGAAGGTTAAAGGCAAAAAATAATAATATATAGAAAAAGGTTTTTCCTTTCATTGAATAGCGATAGTTAAATTCAGACATACTAGGTCTTTTGTATAAAACTCAAAACTTGCTGAAATATTTTTCCTGATAGCAGGATTCGCAGTTAAAGTATAATTTCTTGTATCAAATTAAGATTTTTTGTGCCTGTCTTCAAACTCATTTTAAGAAGATACGACGGAAGCGCTTTGTTTATAGGTGTATGCATGGATATATCAGACTAAAAGTTGGAAGATAATGCTCAATCTTCGAACAAGAATGGTCAAATCCTTGATTTCTGTGATGTATTTGATGGCATAAGAACTATTTTTGCACCTTAAAAGCTAATTCAGCTAAACAGGAATAGTACAAAAGCGTTGCCAAAACACTTTTATTTTGCAACTGTCTGTGAGATGGAGAGAAAGTTTTAGGGAAGAGGATTATTACAATATGATAAGGTTATAATTTTAAAGCTGTGCTATATTTGTATGGGATTTTGAGTTGGACCCAAAATGATTGATGAGAATGGACCACAATAAACTGAACAAACTTTCAGCTTCCCTAAAAGGAAAGCTATTGTACAATGATACCATCCGTACATTATACGCCACGGATGCGTCTGCTTACCGAGAAATGCCTTTGGCTGTTGCTATACCAGAAACAGAGGAGGATATCAGAAAGCTTATTGTCTTTGCTAATGAGCACAGCGTCTCATTGATCCCACGTACAGCGGGTACCTCGTTGGCAGGGCAAGTAGTGGGTAGTGGTATTGTGGTAGACGTTTCACAGAAGTTTACTTCTATACTGGAAGTGAATAAGGAAGAGCAGTGGGTACGTGTACAACCTGGCGTTATCCGGGATGAGCTAAATATGCACTTAAAGCCATATGGGTTGTTTTTTGGCCCTGAAACGTCTACGGCTAACCGTGCGATGATTGGGGGAATGGTCGGTAATAATTCTTGTGGATCCAATTCTGTGGTCTATGGAAGCACAAGAGATCACCTGATGGAGGTGAGAGGCTTTTTGAGTGATGGAAGTGAGGTAGTCTTCAAGGATATTAGTCCTGATGAGTTTCTTGCTAAATGTCAAGGACCCGATACGCTGGAAACGAAGGTTTACAATCAAGTCAGGGAAATGCTGTCTGATGAGGTAAACAGGGAGGAAATAGAGAAAGAGTATCCTAAAAAGACGATTCCAAGAAGGAATACAGGTTATGCATTGGACTTGCTGGCAGATACAGAACCATTCAATAACGATGGTATGCGTTTCAACTTCTGTAAGTTGATTGCAGGCTCTGAAGGTACTCTGATATTTATTACGGAAATTAAACTTCATTGTGATCCAACTCCTCCTGCCTATAAAGGGCTGGTATGTGCTCACTTCAATACAATTGATGAGTCTTTACGAGCAAACCTTATCGCATTGAAATATACGCCATCAGCAAGTGAATTGATGGACCATTATGTGTTAGAATGTACAAAAGCTAACATAGAACAGGCGAAAAACCGTTTCTTTGTGCAGGGAGATCCAGGCGCGATTTTGGTAGTGGAGATCAGTAGAGATAGTGAAGAAGAAGTGAAAAATGC is a window from the Limibacter armeniacum genome containing:
- a CDS encoding metal ABC transporter permease — encoded protein: MDAFWIILTGVLVASSCGLLGCFLLLRKMTMVGDAISHAVLPGIVIAYLISGSINNVPMLVGAAIFGVIVTVLIEMLSKRGGLQEDAAIGVSFTALFAIGVILISFLAGSVDLDQDCVLYGEIAYVPLDVWEWNGVEMGPAATWMLGGNLLLVIAFILFGYKGLKLTSFDPVYATSIGVSVNLWHYALMGAVSMTTVFSFESVGAIMVVAFLVGPAAIAYLLTEKLSIMLALSVVAGVIAAIGGYYLALWLDGSIAGAMSAMIGIEFMLAFLFSPSQGILNKKKRLAV
- the ruvC gene encoding crossover junction endodeoxyribonuclease RuvC, which gives rise to MEERIILGIDPGTTVMGYGLILAKGSKLSLIQYGVIHLSKYSNHALKLKKIHERITQILEEYHPDEVALEAPFFGKNVQSMLKLGRAQGVAMAAALIRDIPITEYAPKKVKSAVTGNGNATKEQVAKMLMNILNFRTAANELLDATDALGVAVCHVYQKGDNTSKTKSWGNFLAQNPDRIVKK
- a CDS encoding enoyl-ACP reductase FabI — its product is MSYNLLKGKRGIITGALDENSIAWQTAVRAVEEGAEIVLTNAPVAMRMGKIQELADQLNTIVIPADATSLEDIENLYKKAQEHFGGENIDFILHSIGMSPNVRKGREYGDLNYDYYQKSIDISALSFHKMMQVAEKMDILNEWGSVVGLSYIAAQRAYPDYSDMSQAKAVLESIARSFGQRLGENKKVRVNTISQSPTPTTAGQGISGFNVFLDYADMLSPLGNATAGECADYIITLFSDLTKKVTMQNLFHDGGFSTSGISHALVERLSK